The following coding sequences lie in one Enterococcus sp. 9E7_DIV0242 genomic window:
- a CDS encoding YkuJ family protein, with protein MKQSQLVAIIKRLEAMTEASDNEIQVRRFEREGVEKCLVNYDKTTDTFELTEADSQQSYQFDNIDIVAMEIYDLIQ; from the coding sequence ATGAAGCAATCACAGTTAGTCGCGATCATCAAAAGACTTGAAGCAATGACAGAAGCAAGCGATAACGAAATACAAGTTCGTCGTTTTGAACGTGAGGGTGTTGAAAAATGCCTAGTAAATTATGATAAAACGACTGATACTTTTGAACTGACTGAAGCGGATAGTCAGCAAAGCTATCAATTTGATAATATCGATATTGTAGCAATGGAGATCTATGACTTGATCCAATAA
- a CDS encoding NAD(P)H-dependent flavin oxidoreductase codes for MTLKPLVIDKLVAKIPVIQGGMGIGVSLANLAGAVAREGGIGILSTAQIGYQEEMFEKSPLRANMDAIKKQFDKAKEIAKGGIVGFNIMAATFQYERYVKRCVEVGADVIICGAGLPVNLPELVEGSQTKIAPIVSSNKAAKVLLGLWKKRYNKTADFVVVEGPKAGGHLGFKADSMEESIEHMDAELKEIIATVNAFGEEFNQDIPVIFAGGVYTRSDIDYYLSLGCSGVQMATRFVVTEECDAPDSYKQSYIDAKEEDIAIIKSPVGMPGRAIKNQFTERIKHETIPIEKCRNCLSYKHCDRKTIPYCISETLLNAVTKDPNHALVFAGSNAYRITEKTTVQKIFEELMQKK; via the coding sequence ATGACTTTAAAACCATTAGTGATAGATAAACTTGTCGCGAAAATCCCTGTAATACAAGGCGGGATGGGGATCGGTGTGAGTCTGGCTAACCTAGCAGGTGCTGTAGCCAGAGAAGGAGGGATCGGCATTCTTTCCACCGCACAAATCGGCTATCAAGAAGAAATGTTTGAAAAATCTCCGCTAAGAGCAAATATGGATGCTATAAAAAAGCAATTTGATAAGGCCAAAGAAATCGCAAAAGGCGGGATAGTTGGTTTCAATATCATGGCAGCAACGTTCCAATATGAACGCTATGTAAAACGCTGTGTAGAGGTTGGTGCCGATGTTATTATTTGCGGTGCCGGACTTCCTGTCAATCTTCCAGAACTAGTCGAAGGAAGCCAAACAAAAATCGCACCTATTGTTTCCTCGAATAAAGCAGCGAAAGTCCTACTTGGTTTGTGGAAGAAACGCTACAACAAAACAGCAGATTTCGTTGTTGTAGAAGGACCTAAAGCTGGTGGTCATTTAGGCTTCAAAGCAGATTCAATGGAAGAAAGCATTGAACATATGGATGCTGAATTGAAAGAGATCATTGCAACTGTCAACGCGTTTGGAGAAGAATTCAACCAAGATATTCCAGTTATATTTGCCGGTGGTGTCTACACTCGTTCCGATATCGATTATTACTTAAGCTTGGGCTGCTCTGGTGTCCAAATGGCCACTCGCTTTGTCGTTACAGAAGAATGCGATGCACCTGATTCTTATAAACAATCCTATATTGATGCAAAAGAAGAAGACATTGCGATCATTAAAAGTCCTGTAGGAATGCCTGGTCGTGCAATCAAGAATCAGTTTACAGAACGAATCAAACATGAAACGATTCCTATTGAAAAATGTCGCAACTGTCTCTCTTATAAGCACTGTGATCGTAAAACGATACCTTACTGCATTTCAGAAACCTTGTTGAATGCAGTGACTAAAGATCCAAATCACGCTTTAGTGTTTGCTGGCTCAAATGCTTATCGCATTACTGAAAAAACAACGGTTCAAAAAATATTTGAAGAATTAATGCAGAAAAAGTAA
- a CDS encoding MarR family winged helix-turn-helix transcriptional regulator has product MKPDLETINDYLVSVFNDILTIEESELKKSKFKDLSITEMHTIEAIGMYKRKTSSEVAKELAITVGTLTVAINNLVKKDYVERIRSEDDRRVVKLGLTKKGKLLYRVHQHFHRDMVKNILNGMEPEEERALLKALKNLHDFLQEYK; this is encoded by the coding sequence ATGAAACCAGATTTAGAAACGATAAATGATTATCTTGTTAGTGTCTTCAACGATATCTTGACGATTGAAGAGTCAGAATTAAAAAAATCAAAGTTTAAGGACTTATCAATCACAGAAATGCATACGATTGAAGCTATTGGCATGTATAAAAGAAAAACTTCTTCGGAAGTAGCCAAAGAACTTGCGATCACTGTCGGAACATTGACCGTGGCGATCAATAATCTTGTGAAAAAGGACTATGTTGAACGTATTCGAAGTGAGGATGATCGCCGTGTTGTGAAGTTGGGGTTGACGAAAAAAGGAAAGTTGCTTTATCGTGTTCATCAGCATTTTCATCGTGATATGGTCAAAAATATTTTGAATGGTATGGAGCCGGAAGAAGAGCGTGCGTTGCTAAAAGCGCTAAAGAATCTTCATGACTTCTTACAGGAATATAAGTAA
- a CDS encoding beta-ketoacyl-ACP synthase III, whose product MSQYGKITCTGKYIPKKQVTNDALSQFMDTSDEWINSRTGIRSRHVVTDENTSDLCTKAALNLLEKSKLTPETIDFIIVATITPDYQMPSVACQVQAGIKAINAFAFDISAACSGFVYALSIGEKMIRSGYNKGIIIGGETLSKTLDWDDRSTAVLFGDGAAGVVLEANETQHILAESLHSDGSRGGSLTSGFIQNNSPFYEKKEEQSNWLEMNGRAIFDFAMSDVAKDIREVLDKSEHDVDYFLLHQANIRMIDKMARKLKLPREKFLTSMEKYGNTSAASIPILLDEAVEAGTLTLGTQQRVMLTGFGGGLTWGTMLLTL is encoded by the coding sequence ATGAGTCAATACGGAAAAATAACTTGCACGGGTAAATACATTCCTAAGAAGCAGGTAACAAATGATGCGCTTAGTCAATTCATGGATACCTCGGACGAATGGATAAACAGCAGGACAGGTATTCGTTCTCGTCATGTTGTGACAGATGAAAATACATCTGATTTATGTACAAAGGCTGCGCTCAATTTATTAGAAAAATCAAAGCTGACTCCTGAGACTATCGATTTTATTATCGTGGCAACAATTACTCCGGACTATCAAATGCCATCAGTTGCGTGTCAAGTTCAAGCTGGAATCAAGGCGATAAATGCTTTTGCTTTTGATATAAGTGCTGCTTGCTCCGGGTTTGTTTACGCCTTGAGTATCGGGGAGAAAATGATTCGGAGTGGATACAACAAAGGAATCATTATCGGTGGTGAAACATTATCTAAAACCCTTGATTGGGATGATCGAAGTACTGCAGTACTCTTTGGAGATGGTGCAGCCGGTGTTGTATTGGAAGCCAATGAAACACAACATATTTTGGCTGAAAGCCTTCATTCTGATGGTAGTCGAGGAGGTTCGCTAACCTCAGGGTTTATCCAAAATAATAGTCCTTTTTATGAAAAAAAAGAGGAACAGAGTAATTGGTTGGAAATGAATGGTCGGGCTATTTTTGATTTTGCAATGAGTGATGTTGCGAAGGATATTCGGGAAGTATTGGACAAAAGTGAGCATGATGTGGATTATTTTCTACTCCATCAGGCGAACATAAGAATGATTGATAAAATGGCGCGAAAACTGAAACTGCCTAGAGAAAAATTCTTAACCAGTATGGAGAAATATGGAAACACATCGGCTGCCAGTATTCCCATTTTATTGGATGAGGCAGTTGAAGCGGGAACATTGACATTAGGTACACAACAACGCGTGATGTTAACAGGTTTTGGCGGCGGTTTAACTTGGGGCACAATGCTCCTGACGCTCTAA
- a CDS encoding acyl carrier protein, translated as MIFEKIQAIIVEELGKEPEEVKLETNIQEELDADSLDLFQIINEIEDAFDVKIESEEGIVTVQDLVTYVEKQKNS; from the coding sequence ATGATATTTGAAAAAATTCAAGCAATTATTGTAGAAGAATTAGGAAAAGAGCCTGAAGAGGTAAAATTGGAAACAAATATTCAAGAAGAATTGGATGCTGACAGCTTGGACTTATTCCAAATTATCAATGAAATCGAAGATGCTTTTGATGTAAAAATCGAATCAGAAGAAGGCATTGTAACTGTTCAAGATTTAGTAACATATGTAGAAAAACAAAAAAACAGCTAA
- the fabK gene encoding enoyl-[acyl-carrier-protein] reductase FabK, whose product MQSKICELLNIKYPIFQGGMAWIADATLAGAVSEAGGLGIIAGGNAPKEIVQAEIRKIKAITNKPFGVNIMLLSPFAEDIVDLVCEEKVPVVTTGAGNPSKHMERFKEHGIKVIPVVPSVALGTRMEKIGADAVVVEGMEAGGHIGKLTTMSLVPQIVDALSIPVIAAGGIGDGRGMAAALMLGAEGVQIGTRFLVANECTVHENYKQKIIKARDIDTVVTCQHFGHPVRALKNKLTREYDQLEKQELKNETPDTQKFDELGHGALRKAVVEGDMDHGSVMAGQIAGMIKKEETAKEIIESLMLETKEVIHSQTQRFS is encoded by the coding sequence ATGCAATCAAAAATATGTGAATTACTAAATATAAAATACCCAATTTTTCAGGGGGGCATGGCATGGATCGCTGATGCAACACTAGCAGGCGCAGTTTCAGAAGCTGGTGGGCTAGGGATCATTGCAGGTGGAAACGCACCGAAAGAAATTGTACAAGCAGAAATCAGAAAAATCAAAGCAATAACGAATAAGCCGTTTGGAGTAAATATTATGCTACTGTCTCCGTTTGCTGAAGATATCGTTGATTTAGTTTGTGAGGAAAAAGTTCCAGTAGTTACTACAGGAGCTGGAAATCCCAGCAAACATATGGAGCGATTCAAAGAACATGGAATCAAGGTTATCCCAGTGGTTCCGTCAGTAGCTCTTGGTACACGGATGGAAAAAATTGGGGCAGATGCAGTGGTTGTAGAAGGAATGGAAGCAGGAGGTCACATTGGAAAGCTGACAACAATGAGTCTGGTTCCTCAAATCGTTGATGCGCTCTCTATCCCTGTAATTGCCGCTGGGGGAATTGGTGACGGTCGTGGAATGGCAGCAGCACTGATGCTTGGTGCTGAAGGCGTGCAGATTGGAACCCGCTTTCTTGTAGCCAACGAATGTACAGTACATGAAAATTATAAACAAAAAATTATCAAGGCCAGAGATATTGATACAGTTGTGACCTGTCAACATTTTGGGCATCCTGTGCGAGCCTTGAAAAATAAATTGACAAGAGAATATGATCAGCTTGAAAAGCAAGAGCTTAAAAATGAAACTCCTGATACGCAGAAATTTGACGAATTAGGTCATGGAGCACTAAGAAAGGCTGTAGTTGAAGGTGATATGGATCATGGTTCTGTTATGGCCGGTCAAATTGCTGGAATGATCAAAAAAGAAGAGACAGCAAAAGAGATTATTGAATCATTGATGTTGGAAACGAAAGAAGTTATTCATTCGCAGACACAGAGATTCAGCTGA